agagctctcccagagttgtaaaaaaaaccacccccacaaGGGgtgtagctaccagcactgggagcacggCTGGcgcactgccactttacagtgctgaaacttgcagcgctcagggggggtgttttttcactcccgagtgagaaagttgcagctctATAAAGTggaaatgtagacaaggcctcagtgtcaGTGACCAAAAATAGAGCtatccatgaaaaaaaaatagtgattttCACTAATGCAGAGCAGCTGAATATAGCTATTGTTCAGTGTAAAAATGGACTTTAACCTGTCCCTGTTCTGCCACCCTCCTCACTTCCTTGAGACACTTGCCTTGAGTGTCAGTTAGTCTATCCTTGTGCTTTGCATAGAaacaaaggggtgggggtggggctaagTGCCCTATGCCACCTTTGCACTCCCTGTATTCTGGAGCAATTCAAGATGCTGACATGGGCCCCAGCATCAGTTACAGTAGCCTCAGGGAGCAGAGAACAGTTAAAGCAATGTACTTTCTGGCCACATCCTCCGCCCCATGCCATGCCCCTGGTGTGACTCTTTTCTCTTACGTCCTGCTTCCTGCCCTGAGAGACGGAAGCAGGGCCAACATAGAGCTGCTTTGGCATGAGAGACGTTTTATACAGGGGATATTCCCCGTGGGTCCTGTGTCTGCCTCTTTATGCTGCTACTTAGAGGGTCATAAAGGGACTGTTGCGGAACAGAGAATTGGGCCCAACATGTCCCCATCTGCTGTGGGTGACTGCAGTCCACAGAATGTATGGTAGTTTACTTTGCTGGATGGTTTCCCAGGGCTTGTGGGGGGCTCTCTATCCAGCTCCATGCTAAGCTCAAGTTGCTGCAGTGAGTTTGGGAGGACTCTGGAAAGCTGCATTCCAAATTAAGATTGTGGCAGCAAGCCACCGCTGTTGGTTCCCATCGTGCTTCCCAATTCCCTGTACTCCTTAGCCAGGATTAACTCAGGTCTGAGATTGTGCATTCTGCCTGCAATCCATTCACTGATTGACTCTACTGTGTAGTTCCAAAACCAAGCTACTACAGTAGAACATCCAAGTTATGAACATCTTGGGAacagaggttgtttgtaactgtgaaatgttcataactctgaacaaaacattatggttctttcaaaagtttacaactgaatattgactttatacagctttgaaactttactatgcataagaaaaatgctgcttttaatcatcttaatttaaatgaaacaagcacagaaacggTTTCTTAtacttgtcaaatctttttaaaactttccctttatttttttagtagtttacatttaacacagtactgtattgtatttgtttttttatttttggctctgccacagcctgaTTGGGTACTTttggttccaaatgaagtgtgtggttgaccagtcagttcttAACTCatgtgttcgtaactctgaggttctactgtagtatgTATATTTTAAGTTTTAGATCTTGTTTTGATATCATGCACTGGATCTCAAGAAGGGGAGGCCCATGATAAAAGTTTCATGGGCCTCCGCTTCTCCTCTCCTCTGATATTCCAAATCTCTGCACAAAaagtgtttgaaaatgtgactttgaAAAcagttccacttttttttttttttttacaacttttaaaaaaatctcagaaacCCTCTAATCAAATAGCTTCAAATTTCCCCCACAATCTCTATCCAATCCCCTGATCTGGCATActaatttttaagccaatctgatTTAAGTTAATTTTAAAGAGAGACAAAACTCACGTGGAAACAGAAGATTAGCTGCAATCTTACTCATAGAACCAGCTAGTCATCATTCCTTAATAGGATTTGGTATGAAGCTAGTAAAATTGCCTTATACATATTTGTCATTTTTCTAATGGCAACTGATGATCTTCAGGATTCTGGATGTCAGTAAACTCTGATATTGGTGGGAagcttttctttaatattttaccTCTAGATAAGTtttctgaaagtttaaaaaaacaaaaacctcactgAGTTGATTGAGAACTGTCTGGGTGGCAACCCTCAACTAATGTGGCTTTAGGAAAATCAAGTGTGGTCTGGTCTCTGGAGGACTGTTTTTAGTTCATCTGCTTTTGTGTGCAGTCTGTGAAGCCAGTGGTGCAGGTAAGTATGTAATTAAGGGCTTATTTAAAATGGAGATTCTTTTACTTGACAGACTGCAGCATTCTCAAATGGAATCATGACCAAAAAGTATAAAAACTGCTTTAGCACTGTTGTATTCTATTGTGTTATGGCCTATTTAAGGTGTTTGGTTTACAGCTCATTCTTGGTTCAATTACACAGTatcaggtttgtgtgtgtgccaTACACGTGCAGCAGGGCCCGATTCTGCACTACTGATGTAAATGGGAATTTCCAGCCTTGAGTAAATACTAGGAATTTATCATGGAAATACCAGCTATAACTACAGTTTCTCTGTTACAATCCTCTCCTAAACCAGTGTGCATTAGGTTGGTGATTGTAAATGAAATATTACAGAAAACAGAAGATATCTGACTTTTCCCTTTAGGAATATCTGAATCTTAAGCAATCAGGTATACAGCTTCTTAAAGTTCCCATTCCCCTCATTACAATTGTCAAACAGTGGTAAGTTACAGTAATTTTGCTCTCTTTAGGTGTTATAACTATTTGATTTAATGTGATATTACACGTTACATAAAACTAATAGCAAAGAATCCACTTTCTCTTTGTTCCTCTCCAAACTATGTTTTGATTTTAACACAAAGTTTATTCTATTTAAAATCCCTATGCACAAATAAAATGCCCTATTTCAATCCTTTCCTGCAAAGAGATACAGATTGCAATTTGCAGTTGAACAGATTTGTGACCTTATTCTCAGGTTATGCTGCAAGTGTCTAATTGTACTCTTGGTTGAGATTCAGATAATGCATTATTCACTGAcataaaaaaacctgttttttaaaaggtatttcttGACCCTTCTTCACTGCATTTTCTCAAAGTGCATATTTTTTCATTGAAGCTTGTGTGATCCACAGAAAGTGCAGGGTATCTGCTGGAAGAAGACCCCAGATACTGTACAGCACCAACCCGGGGCACAAACTTCAAATCCAACAGGACCCAGAGAACACTGTGAAGCAAACGTTTTTCTCTATATCAAATTGTATGGTGGATTTTTGATTTCCagaatgttttgttaaaataattaCAATCCTTCCAAAATGTATTGTGGTTTatgcaaaatattgaaaattattcTGCTTAGCTATTCCTCCCCCATCTTTTTATGAGTAAACATTTATTCGTGAGAAAAATACTTTGTTCACTTTAGCTTAACTTCTCAATCGTCTCCTCATGATTTCTGTGCTAAAGATGCCTGCACTGCAGTAAAGTCTTAATTAATTACTCGGCCATAAACTGTCAGGTTCCCTGTGTGCTAAAGAGCCATGGACCGAAGTGGTTTTTCATCATCTCTCTGCTAGCCATACATGAATTGGCCGGAGCAGGAAATGTGCCTACACTGTTGGTTTCGTGCCATAACACACTCGTTTGTGGCTGATTAAACGCTCTGCAGGGCAGCAGGATCAGACCTGCCCCCTGTGCATTgacctgaccccctcccatacaCACTGGGGACTAACCACCCAGACCCCACGTGCACGAGCGGCGAGCCTGCAGacggctctgccctccccctccccatatgCAAATTCTACCGCTTTGCTACAGGGAGCATTTCGCGCCACAGAATTAGGCCCTTACAGTGCCACAAACTccactgcaggaaaaaaataCTAGAGGTTGCTTTCGTCCCCTCTTTGCACTCCACGGAGCCCTGTgctgctctctgcacagggggcaGGCTGTCTATTGCACGGGGGAGCAGTAAGGGGTCCCATCCTAGAGGCGTGTTGCCTACACCTTCCAGGACTCGGGCTCAAACGCGGGAAAGGTGCCCCCAATCCCCGCCCCCCTGACAGTCCTAAGCTGGTTTGGCGCGAGCTTGCAGCCTCCTCCCGACCTTCCCAGTCCAGCGCACGCTGTCCGGATCGCACCCGGGCTACCCGACTATGACTAGCCTTTACAAGAACCGCTTGCGCCCTGCAGCTGGTAGCATGGATCCCTTCGGCATGCGAGTGAGTGGCGGACGGGGGTCCAGGGTTGAACGCGCGCTggagaaagggtgtgtgtgtgtgcaatgaaTTGCAGGCTCTGGaggattcggggggggggggggcagtgattTGTAGGCATTGAAGGAAGGCGACTGAACGGGACAGAGGGAGCAGTGAGTTACACGCGGAGAAAGGGGGCTGAGCGGGGCAGAGAGTGTAGTGAATTGCACGCGcaggaggaagggggcagagggtgCGATAAGTTGCATGCGCCGGAGGAAGGGGGCTGAGCGGGACAGAGGGTGCGGTGAGTTGCACACGTCGGAGGAAGGGGGCTAAGGGTGCAATCAGTGAGTTGCACGCTGGAGGAAGGGGGCTGAGTGGCGCAGAGGTTGCAGTGAATTGCACGCGCCGGAGGAAGGGGGCTGAATGAGGTGTGTGGGGGATGCAGTTAGTTGCACACGTTGGCGGATGGGGGCTGAGCGGGGCGGGCTGGCTGCAGGCGCTCCAGGGGGAGGCTGAGGGGCGGGAGGTGCAGTGAGTTGCAGACTGGAGGAAGGGGGCTGAGCAGGGCGGGATGTAGGAAGCTGTAGGTGGTGAAGTAGGGGGAAGCGGGTGGGCTGCGGGCGCCGGCTGGATGTGGCGGCCCAGCAattcccgcccccctcccaccacacacacacgtggCCCCGTGGAAACACGCGACACCCTGTTTTGTGGGGGTGGAGGATGCCGCTCACCGGCCCGGGTGTCCCTGCAGCTGGGGGCCGTGGCGGCGGCGCTCCGACAGCGGATCCTCCGGGGCAGTCTGTGCCGTGGGCCCGCCTGGACCCTTCCAAACTCGCGTCGATGGCGGAGAGCCCCGTGGCCTGGCCTGCTGCCTTCCCGGCTGCACGAGGGACCCTCCGGGAAACCTGGCACGCTGAGCCTGGGGCCGCAtgtctgctcctgcaccccgccctgTGCTGTGCTGCCTGCCAGGCTCGGCGGCGCCTGCTCCCAGCTCGCCTCCCGCCAGGCTCTGCTCCTCTCTtctgccccagcctctgcccttCAGGGgttgctgcctggggtccctgaGATTTGCGAAATCTAAAATGGAGACTCTCTCCATCAAAACAAGGGTGCCTGCAGTCTCCCAGTTGGAGTAGGACGTGTCTCCATGCAAATCTGCGGCCTTCCCAGTGTCTGGGTGGAGGAGAGCTTTCCAGGCTAAAGCCCCGGGGATTGCTCACTGGAGGAGAGCCCAGTGTCCCCAGTTCCCCACTGTGTTGGGAAGAAATACTGCCAggttaaaaactgttctttataaAGTCTCTCTATGTCTACTAGATTTGTTTTGCACTGGTGTGGCTTCCCTGGTCTTGCTCTGCATCTTGGTGCAGTGTCACTTGTGGTTTATAACCTTGTAATTCACCACATTGCTGTCAAACAAGCCCTCACTACTCTGGGATGGTTAAAACAGAAAGGATTTACAGTGAAGATGGTCAGGTTCACTTCTCTTTCTCATAGCACTGCAGCCACTACCATGTTGGGGTGACCTGGTTGACACGCAGTAGGGTTCCATCTTGTGGTGTAAACGAGACCTAACTGATGTGTCTGCAAAGTGTGCTTCAGGCACAATTTGGGGAGACAGTTGAAACTCAGGTCCCTTCAAACAGAATAGTGTGTTGATTGTTGTGGACTTTTCAGGCTGTCCTATGCTTATCTAGTGCAGTGTCAGCTCTGCACCACAGAGAGTGTAATGTAAGTTTTTTTTGGAATGCTGCTGGTCTTAAAAATATTGCCCTTGGGGTTTTGTAAAAAGTTCACATCTGACTCGATACTTAGCTGATACCTACTTTGCTTTTTCTCTGCAAACCTACTTTTACCTTTACTGAAAGACAGTAGGGTCTCTAAAGGGTGGGCTTTTGGTGGAAGTGCAAAGTGTCTAATTGGGGTGGAAGCATACTACATTGGAGGATGATTAATAGAGTAAAATCAACGAGgggttcttgtggcaccttagagactaaccaatttattagtctctaaggtgccacaagtactcttcattgtttttgttgatacagactaacagggctaccactgTGAAACCTGATTAATAGAGTGTTAAAGGAAGAAGTTTTAGGCTGGTTTACACCTAACATTTGGATTGACTAGCTATGTCCCTCAGGGGTGAGAGAGATGTTGTTAAAGTGACCTAAACCCCAGGGTAGATACtgctagattgacagaagaattattccattgaccactttttggtggtggtggtggggggggggggattaattACAAAGTGATGGAAACcacccttccattgctgtatcACATGTTTACACTACAGTGCTATAGCTGTTGTGCCATAGCTGGGCTGCTGTAGCATGGACATAGCCTTACTCTCTCCGTTGGCAGGATTAGAAAAGTAGTAGCTATTATCCAGGTGGAAGCAAATAGCTGTGTCTAAttgtgaggaaagagagagattggtCTACATGTTGGTGCAAATTTCAAACTCAGAACTGGGGGGTGGTGGTAATAGTTTCCACAGTGCTGTTAGAAATTAGATTACCATCTCATGGCTCAGGCAAGAGTATGCAATATCCAACATGTGCAGACAGCACATATCTTTAAACCTCTCTGTGATGCTACATTTTAAAGagatttcttaaatattttgggcTCAATGAGGTTGGCCTATGAATTGCTAGTAACCATAAGAGTTCTTTCAGTTTGGCATGAACCACATCAATCACTGATCATGGTGCAGTAACTGTTGTGTGGTGTAGTGTGTATAAATATTGGTACAAATATGGGTCTCCATTTACAACTCAAAATCTTAAACCATATTTACTGAGGATATGTGAGGTTCCCAGGAAAAGGATAAATTTAAAGGCCACCAAAAGATAAGACATTACAACCCAATGATGGTACCTAATGAAATAAGAAGCCATTGTCCCTAAAGCAGTTGTtctggtgtgtggtttttttttttttttttttttatgctttaaAGAAATTTAGTTGATTAGTATTTGATTTCAGAAATTAAACTACAAGCTAAAATGGTGATTTCTAAGATTCAACACAAAGTAAAACTTGAAGGACTTTGACAAAAGCTATTATTtgtcagaagaagaagaaacatttCTAATATCCAAGGATAAATCACTTAAGTTAGTGACCAGAAATGCATTAGAGCAGAAACTactctgttttaatttaaaactctTGTCTCTTTTCAGTGCTGATGGTGTACTGAATGGATACAAGTGTACTGCACATCTGAAAATACAACCACATTAAGCTTTATAAACAGACTTTTAAAAGCTAGTGTACTGTAGTAAATTTCACATTTTAATAGTATTGTCATCCTCCCCTTGCAGCAAGCAGACCTTTCAGGAAAGAAGAACTTCATAGCATTCCGAAATATGAAATTGATCCCCATGGAAACGTCATCATCTGATGACAGTTGTGACAGTTTTGGTTCTGATAATTTTGCAAACACCGTAAGTACAGTACACGAATAAACAGAACTGAATGTGCTGTGTTGAAAATGTCCCAAATGCTTTATGTGTGATTtaaaactgcttgctttgcttacATTTCTATACAGTAGCTATGAATCTACAGTATGCACtataattttatttcactttttgctTGTGCTTCTAGGTAGTAATTGTTGGAGGCAGATTAGCTATTTATTCTATTCTTTGAAATGTCGCTTAAACTAACATGTCTGATGATTTGCCGTAACAGCTCTGAAACCATTTGTAAATCCCTGAACCATTTGGTTTTCTTTGTTACAATAGCTATTCTCTTGTAGTGCACTTGTAAATGTGATTTGCTGTCTGCATGGTTCATGAAAAAttgggtctttaaaaaaaaaagtgtttttattctttttacagAAACGAAAGTTTAGGTCAGATATCACAGAAGAACTGGCTAAAATTTTTTGTGAGGACTCGGATGATGATTCGTTCTGTGGTTTTTCAGACAGTGAGATTCAAAATGTATTGGTGAGATATGCAAATTAACTCACTAGTTTTAAAGTTGAAGTAATTACTAATTACTGAAATGTTACTAATTACTGAAATGTTACAGCCTCTAGGACACTTGCCAGATAActttacttaattttaaaattgctagtACAGATTGAAACATTGTTTATTGGATGTACTCTCTTCATGAGCatcttgtattttcttttaaaactgtttgGACAAGATGGCCATCATTTGCTGGAATCTGTGAGCTATCATGACATGATACAGGTCTTCATGGCACTTGTGCAGCATAACAGGAAACAGTACAGGAAATTCTACACTTTGTAGGCAATGTAGAAATAGCAATAGGTGGTAGAAGGGGGGAAATTCTACTTTTAATCAACTGCAAAACATTATAGCAGGCTTATTGCTTAAAAATAGCCCAAGAGTAAATATTGAGCATTGCAGAGAGCAATATATTCATATTGCATGTAACATGGGTTATTGGAGTATAATGTCAAGGGATGTCCAGAGAAAAGAGGAGGTGCTCTTCTTGTGGAAAGAGTACACATCTaagttaaataataaatagtaaaaagAGAACTAACAGTGACAAAGCAGGCACAGATATTCAAGAAAAGGGCAGGGACAAGCAATAACAGCATGAAAATTGGTGAGCAAGAACCACATATCAAGCTTAATACAAAATTATAGAAAATGGGATTGTCAGTTTGAGCCTTGACAAGTAGAAAAAGAAGTACTAATGGTCCACAGCAGGGTGTCTGTTAGACAGGTTAGTCCTAGATGGAAGCAACTTTATTTTGGTTAAAGTAAGATAAGACATGTCACCAAGTGGATaattaagcaaacaaaaaatagaatAACTATCTTCATTGGCATCACTAGTAAATTCTCATTACAGTTTTGAACAGCATCAGAACACTAAGCTGATAAAATGCTTGATTTGGGACCATAATTGTCTCAATGGCTACTTGAGTTTGGGCTGTATTTGTCTCACTGGCTAGTCCTGTGAGTAAGTTAGAATTTGCTAGTGATCTTGTTTCTGTAGCCTTTGAATTCTTTGTAGTTTACAAACTTAGGCCTGACCCAGCACTGAGAACCATAGTCCACATGGGTGTACAAATCCCCGActaacttgcaggattgggcccttaaagcATTCCAACTCAAATGACATTtttctctgaaatatttttactAACTAGACTTACGAGTGAAACTAATTTCTATCTTTCTGTGTATTTGAGCACTCTGTAAAACCACAAAACTTGTCAGGGGGTTTCATGGGTAGTAGTGcccaacctttaaaaaaaaatataccaaCCTGGATTTCAGGTGTCCTTCTTTTAAATAAACTTACTTGTCAAACTAAACCATACAGCAATCCAGTGTCATTCATAAACAACAATATTGGTTTTTGATAGAAATTGGAGTCAGACTCTAAGAAAAATGACTTACGTGCTAAGGAGAAGTTGCAATATAGGAGACGTGAGAGACGCTCGATTCCTCTGAAAGTGGCTATGAAGTTTCCAACTCGAAGGTCTAAAAGGGGAAAGAGCGAAATAGCATCACCCCCTGAAATACAACCATCTGCTCTGGATTCTGACTCTGAAGAAAAGGGCCCAAAATTCTTAGAGAAAAGAGCTTTaaatataaaggaaaacaaagcaaTGGTAGGTATGCAGGAAAGTTCTTCAATTAATTTTTCTCCTTGACTTCTAATCTCCATGCAGTTCTCTTCTCTTATATAAGTTAACATTAATGGAAGTGATGTGAATGCATTAACAGAAATTTAGAGCCCTGATACTGCACATTCACTGGCATGTGAAAAGCCACACATTGAAATAGGTTCTTCAGCAGATATCTCTGTGTTCTAAAGCCTTATTCCATGTTTAGGCTGGCAGCCTATTAAGCCTAAGCATCATTTTCAACCCACTTTCAGGCACCAGGAGATAAAAATAAGACATAAAAGTAAAATTCAAAGAATATGACTGTAATTGTACTTCTAGGCAATTGCCCTAATCTAATAGCCTGTAATAGCACATAAACTCTTTTTTAAGAcagtatgtttttctttttttccctagcTTGCAAAATTAATGGCTGAATTAAAAAATGTCCCTGGTATTTTCACTGGCGGAAGATCATTGACAACTACCAGCCCAGTAAGTAGAAATTTCTGTTTATCTTATACTTCAATCATCTGAGTGTATctacttttgatttaaaaaaacaaaaaccctttaaaataaaaagcttaatAGATCAAGTAAATCAAAGTCCAGTTGTTCAGAATTTTATTACTTGTTAAAACAATCATCCTAGTTGTGCAATTCCCTTTTGATTTGCCGTTCTATAAAAACTGAACAACATATCGAGTCATAGGCACCTGGAAGTGTCCATATCAAAGGCAAATTAAagccataaaacaaaacaaaaccccctttctaaatatgtatttacacAAATAATGGAgaaaggtggggggaagggcttAAGCTTCAAAGGTCAGGTCTGAATGTCATCTACAGTTTGAAAGTGCTTGAATCCAGATTCTAGTTTGGGTCCATCTATATGTTTTAGGGCTGCAATATCAATCTACTTAAGGAGGCAGCATGTCCCAGTGAGTGGGTCACAGGATGGGAAGTCAAGAGTACCTGGATTCTACTCCTGGCATTACCAACGACTTgcttgtatgaccttgggcatgtccttttcccttgctgtgcctcagttccccatctgtaaaatggggataaagataaTATGCCTCTAAATAAAACATGTTGAAAAGTACTATTAAAGTGGTATTTATTTGATTGATTATTAAGGCACTTAGAATCCTACTGAAAATACATGTTTTTCCATAAAACAGACAAACCTGTCTAACCTCATTGAGATTCTCACGTTTACACAAGTGAATTGTTGCCTTCTACCTTACATAGGCACTGACTGCTGCTTGGAGCTTTGTATGTTTCTACAGTTTGTTGACTGGCAAAGGTGAATTTACCAGCAATGTAGTAATTGTACTCGGTTTTCCATGCTAGAAACTAcgttattttggttttgttccccTTTAGGGGCAAAGGGCTTTGTTTAACTAACTTTTTCTTCCAGCGACCAAAACGGGCTCCAAGAAGCTCATTTCCCCAAAATGCTTTAAGGAGGAACCCAGACCGAATTTCTCGGCCTCACACAAGATCCAGGTCCCTGATTGATGGGCCACCTACTCCTTTACAAGAGGAGGAAGATGATGACCGGTTCAGCTTAGTGAGGA
The sequence above is a segment of the Trachemys scripta elegans isolate TJP31775 chromosome 11, CAS_Tse_1.0, whole genome shotgun sequence genome. Coding sequences within it:
- the CDCA7 gene encoding cell division cycle-associated protein 7 isoform X3 produces the protein MTSLYKNRLRPAAGSMDPFGMRQADLSGKKNFIAFRNMKLIPMETSSSDDSCDSFGSDNFANTKLESDSKKNDLRAKEKLQYRRRERRSIPLKVAMKFPTRRSKRGKSEIASPPEIQPSALDSDSEEKGPKFLEKRALNIKENKAMLAKLMAELKNVPGIFTGGRSLTTTSPRPKRAPRSSFPQNALRRNPDRISRPHTRSRSLIDGPPTPLQEEEDDDRFSLVRRRKLSDEYSEQEIRTPRRSRPGAMALPHIVRPVEEITEEELDNICETARDKVYNQVMGSTCHQCRQKTIDTKTNCRNPDCVGVRGQFCGPCLRNRYGEDVRTALLDPNWRCPPCRGICNCSFCRQRDGRCATGVLVYLAKYHGFNNVHAYLNSLKRELEMED
- the CDCA7 gene encoding cell division cycle-associated protein 7 isoform X2: MKLIPMETSSSDDSCDSFGSDNFANTKRKFRSDITEELAKIFCEDSDDDSFCGFSDSEIQNVLKLESDSKKNDLRAKEKLQYRRRERRSIPLKVAMKFPTRRSKRGKSEIASPPEIQPSALDSDSEEKGPKFLEKRALNIKENKAMLAKLMAELKNVPGIFTGGRSLTTTSPRPKRAPRSSFPQNALRRNPDRISRPHTRSRSLIDGPPTPLQEEEDDDRFSLVRRRKLSDEYSEQEIRTPRRSRPGAMALPHIVRPVEEITEEELDNICETARDKVYNQVMGSTCHQCRQKTIDTKTNCRNPDCVGVRGQFCGPCLRNRYGEDVRTALLDPNWRCPPCRGICNCSFCRQRDGRCATGVLVYLAKYHGFNNVHAYLNSLKRELEMED
- the CDCA7 gene encoding cell division cycle-associated protein 7 isoform X1, translating into MTSLYKNRLRPAAGSMDPFGMRQADLSGKKNFIAFRNMKLIPMETSSSDDSCDSFGSDNFANTKRKFRSDITEELAKIFCEDSDDDSFCGFSDSEIQNVLKLESDSKKNDLRAKEKLQYRRRERRSIPLKVAMKFPTRRSKRGKSEIASPPEIQPSALDSDSEEKGPKFLEKRALNIKENKAMLAKLMAELKNVPGIFTGGRSLTTTSPRPKRAPRSSFPQNALRRNPDRISRPHTRSRSLIDGPPTPLQEEEDDDRFSLVRRRKLSDEYSEQEIRTPRRSRPGAMALPHIVRPVEEITEEELDNICETARDKVYNQVMGSTCHQCRQKTIDTKTNCRNPDCVGVRGQFCGPCLRNRYGEDVRTALLDPNWRCPPCRGICNCSFCRQRDGRCATGVLVYLAKYHGFNNVHAYLNSLKRELEMED